The stretch of DNA CACAATCTGGAGGTCGCCATTGCCACCAAAAATCTGCTTGAGGGTTCAAGCAAAAAGTCAAAGCAGAATCTGGCAATAGAACACTACAACAGAGCGAATGGCTTACTACGTGAAGGCAAGTTTGATGAAGCTGTAAAGGAATATAAGAAGGCATTGGCTTTTGATCCAAAATTTGGCCGTGCACACAACAACCTTGCGGTAGCGCTTTTTATGTCAGGACGATATGCGGAAGCATGGAACGAGGTCATGCTCGCAAAGAAATATGGCGCCGAGCCAAATCCCAACTTCCTTAGGGGACTATCAAAAAAGATGCCACAACCCTGAGCGCATGGCCCTGAAGCTTCTAGCTGGAGAAAAGGAAGTCTTGCCAGCTACGCTCACGCTGAACCCACTGCGCGCTAGTTAGCAACCGGACAGTGAGCTTCGTAATTTCGCAATCTCATCTCGATTTCGGGTGCAGCCGGTGAGCCCTGAGTTATAGCGAGCTGAAGCGCTCTGCGGGCCGTGGATATAGCTTGGTCATAGCGGCCAGCGGCGGCATAGGCGGCTGCAAGCGTATCCAGCAAACCCGAATCCTCATATCTGACGGCCTCGCATGCCGCTTTCGCCAGTTTTATCGCCTCTAGCGCATCGCGGTAAGTAGGCTTCTTCTGGGTTGCTAGCAACCAAGCCAGATTGTTCTTCGCCTCAGGCCAGTTTGGGCGAAGCTTTAATGCAACTCGGCAACTTTCAATTGCCTCACGCACTTTTCCTAGCTCCCCCAATGTTATGGACAAATTATAATGTGCATCCGGCAGGAAAGGATCGAGTTCAATCGCCTTTTTATAACTCTCAACTGCCGCTCCCGATTTACCCTTTATGCCCAGAAGGATACCTAGATTGATGTGTGCTTGTGCATAATCCGGCTTCGCCATTAGAGCCTTATTGAAGTGCATGGCCGCTTCATCAAGCCTTCCCTGCTTTAGAAGAAGTCCTCCGTAGTTGTTATGAGCCCGCGCATGCCTGGGATCTATTTTCAAAGCTTTTTGGAAATGAAAAGCGGCTTTTTCAAAGTCCATGCTTTCAAAATATGCAATTGCCAGATTATGATGTACATCTGCCCAAGTAGGTTCGATTCTCAATGCCTTCTTGAAATGCTTGATTGCCTGAGCATGTTTCCCTAGAGCGGTTAATGCAAGGCCAAGGTTGTTTTCGGCAACTGGATTTTCCTTTGTCACTTTTAGGGCATGGCTGAACAACGTCACGCTATCTCGCCAATGCGTCACTTGCCTTAATGTCGTTGCCGCTAGAATTATGACAAGAACACAAGCTACTGCTGAGAGAATAAGATTTCGTCTGACATCTGCTGTCTGGCACTTTATCCCAACCTGCTTGCCAGTTCGGATAGATTCAATTAAATCAGGGATTCCCCACGCTAGAATAACAAACAAGCCAATCAATGGTATATATGTGTATCTATCTGCCATCGCCTGCCAACCAACCTGGACAAGGCCAATCACAGGAACTAAAGTGCCCAAATACCAGAACCACCCAAACACAAGATATGGCCGTCTTCGGGACTGCCAGAGCACCAAGGCAGTAATGGCAACAATAATCACAAGCGCACCCACCATTTTCCAAGTAACTATTACGGTTGGGTATGGATAAAAGACCGATAGGCCGCTTGGAATTATCATCTTGCCAATATATGAGACATAGGAGATTAATGCATTGCCTATGCGCATTCCAACCGGGTAACGCTCCAGCGTGGCGACACTGAGGCCCTTCTGCTGAGCGATATACGTGACTATTGCAGAACTAATGGTAAGCCCAAAAAGGGGTATTTTCTCAACCAATAGTTTCTTATTTGTAAGCGTAGAGAACAACGAGTGATTAGCAGCGCTAAAACGGCGAAGAGGCCAGAAATCCATGAGGAGAAGAACGAATGGGAGCGTCAAAACCATGGGCTTTGCCATCAATCCAAGAGCAAAGAAAGCGATAACTGGGATATAAGTTGCAATCCTAGGAGATTGAACATATCGGATGTAGGCTAATATCGCAATCATCCAAAAAAGGGTGCTTAGAACATCCTTTCTCTCTGCTACCCAGGCAATCGACTCAACATGAAGCGGATGCACGGCAAACAAAGCCGCAACAAACCCACTCTTCCAAATCGACCCAGTAAGAATGCTAAAAATACCAAAAAGCAATAGCGTGTTTGCTATGTGTATAAGCAAACTTACGAGGTGGTGACCTATGGGATTCAAGCCGAAAAGCTGGCAGTCGAGCATGTGAGACAACCATGTAATAGGATGCCAGTTGCTTTCGTGCATTGTGGTGAACGCCCAGCCAACGTTTGCAAGCGTAAAGCCCCCCCTAACATGACTGTTGTCTGTCACATATTCGTCGTCGTCATAATTTATAAAGCCATTGCCGAATAGAGGCACAAAAGCAACGATGGCTACAAGCACAAGCAAACATCCAACCAAATATGACCTATACATTTTGACAAAGCCATCCATTCCGCGAGCAAACCTCCCTTAGCCTTTGGATATGTGGTAAATGAAATCCTCAAAAGGGATTTTAGCTTGTTTCGAATTTAATTTCGTGGTGCCTGAAAAATGCCAACCGCCTTGCCGAACCCCACTTCAAGAATAAGGTTTGCGACATCTTAATCTCCCTAATCAATCTATTCGCCGGGGTCGGGCATTTTTTGAGATAGTGAGTTCAGCAATGCAGGCACCGGATTAAACCCATACCTCTTGCAGAGATGTATTTCTTCCCACGCCTTAGCATATTCTCCTTTGTAAAAGTATGCCGCCGCCAAGTTATGGTGCGCTTCAGCATGGTCTGGCCTGATTCTTATGGCGCGTTTATATTCCTTTATTGCTTCGTCATACTTCTTTTGAAGCAACAAAACATTGCCCAAATTGTTTAGTGCCTCTGGGTATTCGGGCTTGTAGCGAATAGCCTCGCGATATGCCTTAATCGCTTCATCAAACCTGCCAAGTCGCTTTAGTGCCAACCCCATATTGTAATGCGCCTCAGCAAACGAAGGCTTTAGCTCAATAGCCTTTTTGTACTCTGCCAAAGCCTCGTCATACTTGCCTTGATCAGCAAGCATTTTTCCTATGCTAAGGTGGGCGCCGGCGTCGTCCTGCTTGATTCCCAAAGCCCTGGAATAGTTTTGCAGTGCCTCTTTTGCCTTGCCTTGGGCAGCGAGAACATTACCCATGTTATAGTAGGCCCTTGGGTCATTTGGGTTGAGTTTGAGCACCTCTTTGTATTCGCGGATGGCGTCGTCGTACATGCCTAATTGAGCATATGCATTCGCCAAGTTACCGTGCGCATCGCCATACATCGGTGAAATTTCAAGCGCCCGCTTGTAGTGCGGAATCGCCTCCTCCAGTCGCCCCTGCCATGCCAGGGCAATTCCCAAGTTATTGTGTGCCGTGTCGTTATTTTCCGTAACAGCAAGTGCGCGTTCGAACAAGGTTATGCTGTTCTTCCAATACCCTACTTGAAACCATGTGCCTATCATTAAAGCAACAATTGCGATGCATGCCGCAAATGGAAAAACGGTCGCCTCTACTTTCTGCCTTCCATCCTCTTTGCCATCGGAATTACTCTTTCTCCTAGTCAATTCGGGTATTCCCCAAGCAATGGCTATGAAGAGACCAATCAGTGGTATGTATGTATATCTGTCAGCCATCGCCTGCATGCCAACCTGGACAAGACCAATCACTGGTACCAAAGTGCCGAGATACCAAAGCCAACCCACCACCAGATATGGTCGCCTGCTCGCAAGCCGCCACACAAAATACGAAATGCTTGCAAGTACAATGAATCCCCACAGGACCTTCCACATCGCCAGGTCTCTACCAGGATGCGGATAAAAGCATGCTAAATCGTTTGGCCAGAGCGTTTTTCGAATATAGCTTGAATATGCAGCAAATGCATTAGCTATTCGAACCCCGAATGGGTAAAACTCAAAGGTTTGAACCGAACCCTGTTTCTTCTGAGCATAGAAGGTTATCACACACGACACAAGGGTCATCAGAAAAAGCGGTGTTTTCTCCCTCAAAAGGTTCATATTTTCACTAAACCTAACAAAACCCTTGCCTGATTTTCGCCCATTCGCTAAATTGCCTGCCTTATGCGTTCCATACACGCCGCCAGATACACAAAGCCCTAAATTACTAGAAAACGTCGTACGACCAAGGGGCCAGTAGTCCATTAGAAGGAGCACGAATGGAAGCGTTACGAGCATTGGCTTTGACATCAAACCAAGTGCAAACAAAATAACGACCGGCAAATAAGTTCCCAGACGCGGGGATGACGCATATCGGAAATATGCCAACATGGTAAGTAGCCAAAAGAAGGTGCTTAGAACATCCTTTCTCTCTGCAATCCATGCAACCGATTCGACATGCAATGGATGTATGGCAAATAGCGCTGCCACAAAGCCGCTTCTCCACACACATCCAGTCATTAACATGAGCACCGAAAAGAGAAGCACAACATTTGCTACATGAAATACCAAATTGGTCAAATGGTGGCCCATAGGATTAGGTCCATAAAGTTGGGCATCGAGCATATGGGATAACCATGTAAGCGGATGCCAGTTGCTCTCGTGAATTTTGGTAAAAGCCCACACAATGCTCGGCGCCGTTAGACCTGCTTGCACTGGTGGGTTATCCGTTACATACTTATCGTCGTCATAATTAGTAAAGTCATGTCGAAGAACAGGCCAATAGACCGCAACTGTAATAATGACAAGTAATAATCCCACTAAATATAGGGAGCGCATTCCAAACCACCTTCCACTTCTTGCAAATGCCTTTGATGATACAAGAATTAGACATGAAGGAGGGTCACTCCTTGCCTGCTTTGATTGCCAAAAATTTCCTAAATTCGTGGTCAGGCTTAAAACCATGCTTCTCTGCCAGGCAAAGCTCCTCCCAGGCACGTTTGTATTCTCCTGCTATGAAGAATGCAACTGCCAAGTTGAAGTGTGCCTCAGCATAACTGGGTCTAATTTCGACAGCCTTAGTTAGATATTTTATTGCACTTTGGTTGTCTCCTTTTTGGCCTAATACTGAACCGAGGTTCATCAGCGCCAATACATGGTCAGGCTTTATTGCTAATGCCTTTCTAAATTCCGCCTCTGCTTTTTCAAGCCTCCCTCGCGAACAAAAAGCAATCCCAAGATTGTAGTAGACATCGGCATCATCTGCGGTTCCCCTCAATGCTCTTGCGAACTCCGCCCCTGCAGAGTCCAAGTCTCCCTTCTCAGCCAAAGTAGTTGCTAAGTTCAAACGAGCATCGGGGTAATCCGGCCTAATCTCGAGAGCTCTTCGAAAATGAGCAACCGCTTCATCGATTCTGCCTTTTTCTTTGAGTGCCACCCCTAGGTTGTGATGTGCAAGCCAATTATGCGATGTCACTTTAATAGCATGGCTGAAGAGAGTCTGGCCATTCTGCCAATAACCAACCTGCACCCAGGTGGAAACCATTAGGACAGCGATGACCAATGGGGCTGCAATAGTGAATATCATGGACTCCGAAAACCGAGAAAAAGAAAATTTTTCTTCCCTGCTCATATATTCAGCCATGCTGGGCGCCAGCCATGCAATCATTATGAAGATGCCAATTAAAGGAATATAAGTGTATCTATCTGCCATTGCGTGGGAGCCGACCTGAACGAGCCCAATGACTGGGACAATGGTGATAAGATACCAAAACCACCCTACGGGAAGAAACGGCTTACGCTTACCTATCGCAAGCACCAAAAACGTTATTGCAACTATTAAGAGAGCTGCCCCGAGCACCTGCCACTCTGGAACTGAATCACCCGGATGCGGGTAGAATACTGCAAGCCTTCGTGGCCAGACGGTCTTTATAAGGTAGCCTACACACGCAACCAAAGAATTTGACAATCGGATTCCTAATGGAATGGCTTCCAAACTTGCCAGGGCCCTGCCGCCTTTTTGAGCGATAAGTGCCCCGACGCTCGCGCCAAATGCGAGTATTAAAAGAGGTATTTTCTCAGCTAAAAGACTCTTGACTGAAATCCTATTAATTAGCGAATGGCTTGACAGCGCAGTACGCCCAATAGGCCAGTAGTCCATGAGGAGGAGCACAAGCGGAAGAGTTACCAGCATCGGCTTGGCCATAAGACCCATTGCGAAAAACACAACAACAAGGATGTAGGTTCCAATCCTCGGAGAAGAGGCATACCTGACATATGCCCACAACGTCAACATCAAAAACAGTGTACAAAGCACGTCTTTCCGTTGAGCGACCCACGCCACCGATTCTACATGAAGTGGGTGCACGGCAAACAACGCCGCAACAAACCAGCTCTTCCATGCTGAGCTAGTCATCTTATTTAAGACGGCAAACAGCAACAAGGTGTTTGCGATATGAAGAAGCAGATTTGTTAGGTGATAAATAAACGGTTTTTCTCCAAACAAGGTGTGTTCCAGCATGTACGATAGCCAAACCAAAGGGTGCCAGAAACAAGCTTCCGTTGTTGTGAACGCCCAGGTTATCCCCTCAACCGTCAGCCCACGCTTGACATGGTCGTTCTGTGTAATATAGACA from Armatimonadota bacterium encodes:
- a CDS encoding tetratricopeptide repeat protein; amino-acid sequence: MDGFVKMYRSYLVGCLLVLVAIVAFVPLFGNGFINYDDDEYVTDNSHVRGGFTLANVGWAFTTMHESNWHPITWLSHMLDCQLFGLNPIGHHLVSLLIHIANTLLLFGIFSILTGSIWKSGFVAALFAVHPLHVESIAWVAERKDVLSTLFWMIAILAYIRYVQSPRIATYIPVIAFFALGLMAKPMVLTLPFVLLLMDFWPLRRFSAANHSLFSTLTNKKLLVEKIPLFGLTISSAIVTYIAQQKGLSVATLERYPVGMRIGNALISYVSYIGKMIIPSGLSVFYPYPTVIVTWKMVGALVIIVAITALVLWQSRRRPYLVFGWFWYLGTLVPVIGLVQVGWQAMADRYTYIPLIGLFVILAWGIPDLIESIRTGKQVGIKCQTADVRRNLILSAVACVLVIILAATTLRQVTHWRDSVTLFSHALKVTKENPVAENNLGLALTALGKHAQAIKHFKKALRIEPTWADVHHNLAIAYFESMDFEKAAFHFQKALKIDPRHARAHNNYGGLLLKQGRLDEAAMHFNKALMAKPDYAQAHINLGILLGIKGKSGAAVESYKKAIELDPFLPDAHYNLSITLGELGKVREAIESCRVALKLRPNWPEAKNNLAWLLATQKKPTYRDALEAIKLAKAACEAVRYEDSGLLDTLAAAYAAAGRYDQAISTARRALQLAITQGSPAAPEIEMRLRNYEAHCPVAN
- a CDS encoding tetratricopeptide repeat protein codes for the protein MRSLYLVGLLLVIITVAVYWPVLRHDFTNYDDDKYVTDNPPVQAGLTAPSIVWAFTKIHESNWHPLTWLSHMLDAQLYGPNPMGHHLTNLVFHVANVVLLFSVLMLMTGCVWRSGFVAALFAIHPLHVESVAWIAERKDVLSTFFWLLTMLAYFRYASSPRLGTYLPVVILFALGLMSKPMLVTLPFVLLLMDYWPLGRTTFSSNLGLCVSGGVYGTHKAGNLANGRKSGKGFVRFSENMNLLREKTPLFLMTLVSCVITFYAQKKQGSVQTFEFYPFGVRIANAFAAYSSYIRKTLWPNDLACFYPHPGRDLAMWKVLWGFIVLASISYFVWRLASRRPYLVVGWLWYLGTLVPVIGLVQVGMQAMADRYTYIPLIGLFIAIAWGIPELTRRKSNSDGKEDGRQKVEATVFPFAACIAIVALMIGTWFQVGYWKNSITLFERALAVTENNDTAHNNLGIALAWQGRLEEAIPHYKRALEISPMYGDAHGNLANAYAQLGMYDDAIREYKEVLKLNPNDPRAYYNMGNVLAAQGKAKEALQNYSRALGIKQDDAGAHLSIGKMLADQGKYDEALAEYKKAIELKPSFAEAHYNMGLALKRLGRFDEAIKAYREAIRYKPEYPEALNNLGNVLLLQKKYDEAIKEYKRAIRIRPDHAEAHHNLAAAYFYKGEYAKAWEEIHLCKRYGFNPVPALLNSLSQKMPDPGE
- a CDS encoding tetratricopeptide repeat protein produces the protein MVDKPNLASYVRLFLLVLIIIAVYWRVLNFDFVGFDEDVYITQNDHVKRGLTVEGITWAFTTTEACFWHPLVWLSYMLEHTLFGEKPFIYHLTNLLLHIANTLLLFAVLNKMTSSAWKSWFVAALFAVHPLHVESVAWVAQRKDVLCTLFLMLTLWAYVRYASSPRIGTYILVVVFFAMGLMAKPMLVTLPLVLLLMDYWPIGRTALSSHSLINRISVKSLLAEKIPLLILAFGASVGALIAQKGGRALASLEAIPLGIRLSNSLVACVGYLIKTVWPRRLAVFYPHPGDSVPEWQVLGAALLIVAITFLVLAIGKRKPFLPVGWFWYLITIVPVIGLVQVGSHAMADRYTYIPLIGIFIMIAWLAPSMAEYMSREEKFSFSRFSESMIFTIAAPLVIAVLMVSTWVQVGYWQNGQTLFSHAIKVTSHNWLAHHNLGVALKEKGRIDEAVAHFRRALEIRPDYPDARLNLATTLAEKGDLDSAGAEFARALRGTADDADVYYNLGIAFCSRGRLEKAEAEFRKALAIKPDHVLALMNLGSVLGQKGDNQSAIKYLTKAVEIRPSYAEAHFNLAVAFFIAGEYKRAWEELCLAEKHGFKPDHEFRKFLAIKAGKE